One stretch of Tenacibaculum sp. MAR_2010_89 DNA includes these proteins:
- the rpmF gene encoding 50S ribosomal protein L32, with protein MAHPKRKISKTRRDKRRTHYKASVPQIAVDPTTGEAHLYHRAHWHEGKLYYRGQVVLESATAEA; from the coding sequence ATGGCACATCCAAAGAGAAAAATATCTAAAACTAGAAGAGACAAAAGAAGAACTCATTATAAAGCTTCAGTACCTCAAATAGCTGTTGATCCTACAACTGGAGAAGCTCATTTATACCATAGAGCACACTGGCATGAAGGAAAATTATACTACAGAGGTCAAGTAGTATTAGAATCTGCTACTGCAGAAGCTTAA
- a CDS encoding beta-ketoacyl-ACP synthase III → MTKISAAITAVGKYVPEYALTNKELETMVDTNDEWITSRTGIKERRILKVEGAGTSYMAIKAAEDLLEKSGVLASDIDMVIVATATPDMPVASTAAYTASKIGAVNAFSYDLQAACSSFLYGMSTASSYIESGRYKKVLLIGADKMSSIIDYTDRATCIIFGDGAGAALFEPNTENLGLQDEYLRSDGVGREFLKIDAGGSILPSSEETIKNNRHFVHQEGRTVFKFAVSNMADVAEKMLTRNNLTKEEIQWLVPHQANKRIIEATANRVGLEEDKVMMNIHKYGNTTSATLPLLLADYEKVLKKGDNLIFAAFGGGFTWGAIYLKWAYNS, encoded by the coding sequence ATGACTAAAATATCTGCAGCTATAACAGCAGTAGGAAAATATGTTCCAGAATATGCTCTTACGAATAAAGAGCTTGAAACTATGGTAGACACCAATGATGAGTGGATTACTAGTAGAACTGGAATCAAAGAAAGAAGAATTTTAAAAGTAGAAGGTGCTGGAACATCTTACATGGCAATTAAAGCTGCTGAAGATTTACTAGAGAAATCTGGTGTTTTAGCTTCTGACATTGATATGGTAATAGTAGCTACAGCTACTCCAGATATGCCAGTTGCATCAACTGCAGCCTACACTGCTTCAAAAATTGGAGCTGTAAATGCTTTTTCTTACGATTTACAAGCAGCTTGTTCTAGCTTTCTTTATGGAATGTCAACTGCATCTAGTTACATTGAAAGTGGTCGTTACAAGAAAGTGCTTTTAATTGGTGCTGATAAAATGTCTTCTATAATAGATTACACAGATAGAGCTACTTGTATTATTTTTGGTGATGGTGCAGGTGCTGCACTTTTTGAACCTAATACTGAAAATTTAGGTTTACAAGATGAGTACTTACGTAGTGATGGAGTAGGAAGAGAGTTTTTAAAAATTGACGCTGGAGGTTCTATTTTACCTTCTTCAGAAGAAACAATTAAAAATAATAGACATTTTGTACATCAAGAAGGACGTACAGTTTTCAAATTCGCTGTTTCAAACATGGCAGATGTAGCTGAAAAAATGTTAACGAGAAATAATTTAACTAAAGAAGAAATTCAATGGTTAGTTCCGCATCAAGCGAATAAAAGAATTATTGAAGCAACAGCTAATAGAGTTGGATTAGAAGAAGATAAAGTTATGATGAATATTCATAAATATGGAAACACTACTTCTGCCACTCTCCCTTTGTTACTTGCTGACTATGAAAAAGTTTTGAAAAAAGGAGATAACTTAATTTTTGCCGCATTTGGTGGTGGCTTCACTTGGGGAGCTATCTATTTAAAATGGGCATATAACTCATAA
- a CDS encoding DUF177 domain-containing protein, translated as MKDLKQFNIPFIGLKEGSHLFEYHIDKTFFEAYQFDDFNDCAVNTTVDFVKKSNLMELNFTINGSVNVPCDMTGELFNQEIDGTLHLIVKFGHEYNDDNDEILILPNEAYQINISQYIYELIILSVPNKRVHPKVLDGTMESEALEKLEELRIDEDKTVEEKTTDPRWDKLKDLLTDK; from the coding sequence ATGAAAGACTTAAAACAATTCAACATACCTTTTATAGGTTTAAAGGAAGGGAGTCATTTATTTGAATATCATATTGATAAAACGTTCTTTGAAGCTTATCAGTTTGATGATTTTAATGATTGCGCCGTAAATACGACTGTAGATTTCGTAAAAAAAAGTAACTTAATGGAACTTAATTTTACGATAAATGGTAGTGTTAATGTTCCTTGTGACATGACAGGTGAGTTATTTAATCAAGAAATTGATGGTACTTTACATTTAATTGTAAAATTTGGACATGAATATAATGATGACAATGATGAAATTTTGATTCTTCCTAACGAAGCTTATCAAATTAACATTTCACAATATATATATGAACTCATAATTTTATCAGTACCTAATAAAAGAGTACATCCTAAAGTATTGGATGGAACTATGGAATCTGAAGCTTTAGAGAAATTAGAAGAATTAAGAATAGACGAAGATAAAACTGTTGAAGAAAAAACAACAGACCCTAGATGGGATAAATTAAAGGATTTACTAACAGATAAATAA
- the pdxA gene encoding 4-hydroxythreonine-4-phosphate dehydrogenase PdxA — MDKSNKIIVGISIGDINGIGIEIILKTFEDKRMLEFCTPVLFGSNKLISYHKKVLKLNNSIHGITSIDKIVHGKVNLVNIWKEDVKIEIGKITEAGGNYALKSLQSAVSALKENKIDLLITAPINKENIQSEEFDFPGHTEYLEDNLEGESLMILMTDELRIGLITGHIPISQVAETISPELIKSKVEIMHTSLKEDFNINKPKIAVLGLNPHCGDKGVIGKEDDEIIRPTIKEIQETGKLVYGPYAADGFFGSKTHQKFDGVLAMYHDQGLAPFKALSFGNGVNFTAGLNKVRTSPDHGTGFDIAGKNKANPASFKEALFTSLHIYKNRIEYQNLIKGALKTK; from the coding sequence ATGGATAAATCAAACAAAATTATTGTTGGTATTTCAATTGGAGACATAAATGGTATCGGTATTGAAATTATTTTAAAAACTTTTGAAGACAAACGCATGTTAGAGTTTTGTACTCCTGTTCTGTTTGGTTCAAACAAGTTGATCTCTTATCATAAAAAAGTATTAAAATTAAACAACAGTATTCATGGTATTACTTCTATTGATAAAATAGTTCATGGAAAGGTCAATTTAGTTAATATTTGGAAAGAAGATGTTAAAATAGAAATAGGAAAAATAACGGAAGCTGGTGGTAATTACGCTTTGAAGTCATTACAATCTGCCGTAAGTGCTTTAAAAGAAAATAAAATTGATCTTTTAATAACTGCTCCTATAAACAAAGAGAATATTCAATCAGAAGAATTTGACTTCCCTGGACATACTGAATATCTTGAAGATAATTTAGAAGGAGAAAGTTTAATGATTTTAATGACTGATGAGTTACGCATTGGATTAATTACTGGTCATATTCCTATTTCTCAAGTAGCAGAAACCATAAGCCCGGAATTAATAAAGAGTAAAGTTGAAATTATGCACACCTCTTTAAAAGAAGACTTTAATATAAACAAACCAAAAATAGCTGTACTTGGTTTAAATCCTCATTGTGGAGATAAAGGAGTTATTGGTAAAGAAGATGATGAAATTATAAGGCCTACAATAAAAGAAATTCAAGAAACTGGTAAATTAGTTTATGGCCCGTATGCAGCAGATGGTTTTTTCGGATCAAAAACTCATCAAAAATTTGATGGTGTATTAGCAATGTATCACGATCAAGGACTAGCTCCTTTCAAAGCTCTATCTTTTGGTAATGGCGTTAATTTTACTGCTGGACTAAACAAAGTAAGAACATCACCTGATCACGGAACGGGATTTGATATTGCAGGTAAAAACAAAGCAAACCCAGCATCTTTTAAAGAAGCTTTATTTACTTCTCTTCATATTTATAAGAACAGAATTGAGTATCAAAACCTTATAAAAGGAGCCTTAAAAACAAAATAG